The Patescibacteria group bacterium sequence GGCATTTTTCTTTTGATATAGAATCTATTTTATTGAAAATATAGATTGTTTCTTTATGGTAAACATTTAGTTCTTTAAGAATATTTTGTACTGTTATAATTTTTCTCTTAATATCATCATCACTGCTATCTATGACATGAAGGAGGACATCTGAATGAATAGACTCCAAAAGCGTTGAGTTAAATGCATCAATAAGAGTAGTTGGTAGATTACGAATAAATCCAATTGTATCTGATACCAGAACTTCTTTTTTGGAATAAGGAAGTTTCATCCTTCCTACACTGGCATCTAGTGTTGCGAATAAAGCATTTTCTACACGATTTTTTTTCTTTGTAAGCAAATTGTAAAGTGACGTCTTACCAGTATTTGTATATCCAACAATTGATACAGTCTGAAGTCCCATTTTGCGTCTTCTTTCAAGTTGTCGTTTTCTGTCATGGGTGAGTTTCTTCAGTTTGTCTTGCACTTTTTTCATTTGTCCTCTCCAGTGTCTCTTCATAAGTTCTGTATTGGTTTCTCCAATTCCTCGCGTTCCTATACTTCCCCCTTGTCGGGAAAGAACATGACCCATGCCATAAATACGAGGACCCATATGACGCATCGCAGCAAGTTCTATCTGAAGACGAGATTCAGTGGTATGAGCGTGCTTGGAAAAGATTTCTAAAATCAGATCTATTCTATCCCATACCTGAATTTGAGAATTGATTTTACTTAAGTAATTTTTCATGTCGTAAATATGTCCTGGTTTGACTATGGCATTGAGGACTACGACATCTATGTGAGTATGTTTTGCGTACTGTGCAATTTCTGCAACTTTTCCTTTTCCGAGATAATGCCCTTTATCATGTACTTCGCGACGCTGGATAACAAATTCGACAACTTTTCCGCCATAAGCATCAACTAATTCTTTTAACTCTTTTAATTCTTTAAAAGCTTCATTATCCGAAATAGAATGCGGAATAATACTTGCAATTAAAAATTGTTCTTGTTTTTGAAGATACGTCATCTTCGCTATTATACTTCACATGTCAAGTTTCTTGTAAAGTAATGCTTTTGTAAAAAAATACGACTAATAAAATAGATAAGAAAAACATTGATTGCATCTTTGATAATTATAGAAATGAGATTTAGTTTCATTGATTGTGTATTATCAATTGAATTGGAAAGAAATAAAAATAAGATATGCAACAGACTAATGACAATTAAAAATATAAGAACCCATCTAATAACCTCAAAAATTTTGTCCTGCTTTAACAATTTTGTGATGCTACCTGTTGCAATATTAATAGATAATATAATAATAAATAACATACTGATTAGACGTATGGTATTTGCAAGATCTTCTGAGGGGAATAAGCGATAGATATAGGTGTCCAAGAGGAATAAGAACATTTTTCCAAGAAGAGTTGATGCTCCAAGATAAATTAAGTAGTATAAAGCAGCAATTTTCCAGCTTGCTAGCTGTTTCATTGAGTTAACAGTATCAGTATAGGATGACTTTGTAAGAATTGCAACAGTGTATTAAATGAGGCTACATAGAATTTTCTTATAAAAAATATTGCTATTAAAGTTTCTTTTCGTGTTTTGTAGTTTACTTTAGTGTTTTCTTAATACACGAAACTGATGTGTTCCCAAGTACCATTTTTTATTGCTTGTATTTTCTTTTCTAAGATAAATGGAGTATTCTCCTTTCCACAGATCAAATGCAGGATCAAAAGTGTATCCTCTCTGTTGAAGAGATCTAACTGCATCATCGTGTATTGGTTTGTTTAGGCTATTCTCTACTTTTTCATCTTCACAATCGAAGATGAGTATGCCTTCCTCTTGTAGAAGCTTATCAATTTGTGTAATAAATAGAGGATTGTCGTAAAGAAAAGAAGGCGGGTTGCGCAATATAATAAATTTAAAAGTATTTTTTTTAAAAGGTGGATAGAGAATATTACCAAAAACAGCTTTTAGAGAGAAAAAGGGACCCTTATCCTTAATAAATTTTGCATAGAGTAATGGTGGTTCAAGCTCTTTTTTTAGTATAGCAACATGTTCTCTGCCATCATCCGGAAGAGCAAAATATGTTACATCTTTTCCAAAAACATGAACGGGAACTGGGTCACATCCAGGGGCTGGGTAAAGTCCTATCGATCCTTCAGGGAGATTTTTTTTTAGTTCTTGATAAAAATCAACTCTTTCTTGGAGTAGCTCATCAAATGAGATCTGCTCCGGATGAGTTTTTATTTCATGATCATTTTTTTCTGACATAAGTATATCTCAATGATTTTTTTTGAAATTATGACGCCAGTTTTTTTATGTCCTCTACTATTTCAGGAAATGTTTCGCTATTGAAATGGCCTCGATCCTCAAAAATTCTTAGAGTTGCATTGGGAAGTTCTTGACTGTAACGTCCAAGATCACCAAATGCAACGACTGGATCATTCTTACTATGATAGAGGATAATTTTTCCTCCTTGTTGTGCAAATTTAGCAAGAGGAGTATTCAGAGTGAAATCAACAAGCGAATTATGCTGGGGTGTGTTATAGGAAGCTGCGATGAGAAGAGTAGCTTTTATTTTTTTAGGATAGTCATTTTCAGAAAGATATTTAGCAAGGAATAGTCCCCCTAAAGAATGTCCTACAAAAATAACCTCCTGATTAAAATAAGGAATAAACTTTTCAAACCAGATTTTCCATTCAATGAATCTTGCATTTTGAGGATTCGGCATCTTCAGGTTGAGAACATCAAAATCTTCCCCTAATTCCTCTTTTAAATTTGCTTTCCAATCTTTGGTTCTTAATCTATCAAGAGAGATCTCTTTTTGTTTGAGATTATTGAGATACTCTTCATATGTTGCAAAGACATCACCGCCATGAATAATGATGACTTGGTGTTGCATAATTTATAATTATATTTTATTAAAAGAGAGCTAGAAAGATATCTTTTCAAAAGAAAGAAAAAAATTTTAGGTAAATATAATTATTTATAAGAGTTATATTTAGGAGGATTTCTTTTAGTAGTCTGCAATGATATTATGGATGTTAACTTATTATGAGTATTTTTGAGTTTTGGCAGATACTCAAAGTAGAAAATAAGATATTTGTTTAAGTAGGATCTCTTAAGTGTAAGTTGCATAGTTGCTCCCTTCCTTTCATAGGTTTACTTTAATGCAAAAGCATACTTAATGCTTGACAGATTAGTAACAAGTATTGGACACAAAAATGACAAATCTCTAAAGAGTAAGAAATTGGAATCTTATTTTGAGATTATGTATAGCAATTATTGCTCTAAAATTTTATACTTGGTGTTATATGCAAAATATAGAGTTTCTAGGAGCAGTAGGGGGAGAGGTTACAGGTTCGTCATACCTTCTGACTTCAGATGCAAGCAATCAAATTTTAGTTGATTTTGGAATGTTTCAAGGGCTTGAAGAGACTGTCAAGAAGAACTATTTACCTCTTTCTTTTTCTCCATCAGCATTGCAAGCTGTTTTTTTGACTCATGGTCATTTAGATCATTGTGGTAGATTGCCTCTTCTTGTTTATGGTGGATTTAAAGGACGGATTTTTATGACCGCTCCCACACGAAAATTTGTTGAGATATTGTTGCAAGATGCAGCGCGGGTTGCTGAGAAGGATTTAACCAAACAACCTCTTTATTCGCTAGAGGAGGTAAACAAACTCTTGCAGATGATAACTGTTGTTGAGTACAACAAACCTTTACGTATTGGTGATTTTGAAGCAATATTTAAAGATGCAGGTCATATTTTAGGTTCTGCTAGTATTGAACTTATTGATATTTCCAGTGATCGTAACCAAAAAATAGTTTTTAGCGGAGATTTAGGAAATACTCCACAGACAATTGTAAAACCCACAGAGTACATTGATTCTGCTGATTTTGTTGTAATGGAATCTACATATGGCAATTCTTCACATCCTGATGAAGATCCTTCAAAAGTGATCCAGGAGGAGATTAATGCAATTGAACAAACAGGTGGAGTGCTTCTTATTCCAGCTTTTGCAATTGAGAGGACACAAGAGGTTCTTCATATTATTCACCATCTTAAGAAAGATGGAAAAGTCTCTCCCCATACTCCTGTATATCTTGATAGTCCTTTAGGAATAGATGCTACTTTAGTGTATATGAATTATCTAAAATATGCGAATTTAGAAATAAATTCACATGAGGATATACCTTTTAATTTCGAAGGGCTTGTTATTACTGATGACTCCCGTGATAGTAAAGATATTATTAATGGTATAAGTCCAAAAGTAATTATTGCTGGATCGGGAATGATGGCAGGTGGAAGAATAGTGCACCACGTTGCGAACTACATTGCGGATAGAAAAACACGGATTTTATTTGTTGGTTATCAAGGAGAGGAGACAATGGGAAGATCTATCTTAGATGGTGCAAAGAGTGTATTTATAGATGATAAAAGAATTCCAGTGCATGCACATATTAGATATCTTGCTACACTTAGTTCACATGCTGATCAGCCTCTTCTTCTTAAATGGTTAAATCATATTAAAGGCATAAGAAAAGTTTTCCTAACGCATGGAGAAGATCTAGAGCGAAAAGCATTAGCAGAAAAAATTAAATCAGATTTCGGAATAAAAGATGTTTACCTTCCAGACTTCGGTGAGTCTTTTAAGCTGTAATAGATAAAGCTAATTAATTTATTCCTTCAGGTGGTATAAATTCTGTTATGTCTCCTGTTTTCCAATTAAAGTGCATTGCTTTTGTACAAGTGTAGATTGCTGCAGATTTTGCAGATTGGTCCACAACTTGATCTGAGTTCAACATGAAGTTTTTAATCGTCTTCTCCCCATCTCCTATAAATGGTAGAACAGCTTCCAGAGTTTGTTTTGAGCTATCAATAAAAGTAGGAACCACTAGTACTTTATAAAATTGTGGATTAAGTCCTACAGGAGAAAACAACTTTATTCTTTCCCACTGAGTATAGTGTATTGTTGGCTTTCTCCAGAATTTTCTTTGCAGAGGATATAATCTTTCAAACTTAAGATAAGTCACCACAGCATCTTCGGGAACTCTCAAAGTCTCTAAATTGGCTGTCTCTACATAGAGTTGGATATCATCTCCTGCTATTTTGGGATCAGTATAGATTTTAGGTAATGTTATTACACCTTGCAGAGAATCATCTACCATAACAAAAATTGTTACCAAGAATGCTTCAGTGGGAAAATTTGGTTCAATATAACAATATTTTTTCATATATTCAATTTTATAAATATATTATTTGCTAATCAATTGATTTGAAAATAAGTTATTACTTCAACATGTAAATGATTTCCAATCATAAATTGAGATTAAGGCAAGCTTTCACAAGCAATACCATCTCCATCAGAATCAAGCCTATGAGGATCGTTGGTGGGACCTCCTTGAGACAAGAAAAAATCTTGTGCTTCAGCGTGAGTTGCGAAATCAGAGCAATCTTTGTCTTCACTTGAGTAACTTTGCTGATTAAGATAGGATTGTGAGTCAGAGTGTATGGAAGGTATAGAAGTTGGTAAAGTTTTTGTAGGAGTAGGATTGTATAAAGATTTTGGAGTTTGCGATGATTTAATAGTATGTGTTGGAGAAATACAAGCTTGCCAAAGTCCTCGATTATGTGTACGAGCTTCAATCTCTGCATTTTCTAATTCATCTTGATATTTAATATCAGGAGGGTAAGAGGATGCAACTGCAAACCCTTCTTTTACTAATTGCTTATTAAGGAAAATGCCATCAACATATACATAACGGAGTAAACGATTATATTTATCTGTCTCTGAGATGTCTTTTTCAATTTTAATAATTTTTCCCTCAACTGCTTTTTTATTTCTTTCTGTAGCTTCTTTACCAAAACATTCTACCTGCTTTCTTGGATCAACGCTTTCTGGTGTGTCAATCCCGATATAACGAATAATTTTGCCACCTTCTATTTGTATTGTATCTCCGTCAATAACTTTTATTACTTTTACATACTGTTCATTCTGTTTTTGTATTTGAGGTGGTGTTGGCGAAGTTTGCTCAGTTTGTGTTGTTGTGGAAACAGTACTGGAATTGGCAACTGATTTTATCGGTTTTTTGTCACTAAGATTTTCTTTAGAAAATATTCTTTCTGCGGCAATATAAAAAGTTAGAAAAACAGGTAAGTAAAGAAATAAAAAAATTGTATAAATCGTATAACGCAGAAGAATGTTTTTTATATTGTAATGTGAATAAGAAATTACTTTATATGAAAGAAAGGTTAAGATTATACCAAGAGTAATCGGCAACAAAAATAAAGCGAGAATAATTTTTGGCCATAGATATTTCTCCGAAAAAAACTTCAGCATATCGCTGAAAGTATTATATACTATTAATCGCTACATTATTCTTTAGTTTTGTAATCAGAGATTATGGATGATTGAAGATTAAGCAAATTATGATGTTAATGGTTAGCTAAGCTTGTTTCTACTAGAGAAATCTGTAAAAATAATGTATCTTAATTTATCTTTATGAAAAGAAATGTTTTTCTTGTTTCTTTTCTTATTCTGATTTTTATAAGCTTCATGTTAGCAGCATTTTTTATTTTTCATTCTAAAAAAAATACAACTCTCTCTTTGCAGACATTTTCAGCCCCACAGACGTTATCAACTCCACTAAAAGAATATAAGAATTCCCATTTTGGTTTTTCTCTTTTTTATCCTCAAGAACTTAATGTTTCTCAATCCTCATTATCTATGATCAAAGTTAAAAAAAAAACATACTCAAGAAGAGATAGCAACACTTCAAGTTATAACTTTTTCTTCTAGTTCATTTGAGTCTTTTGTTAAAAAACAGCTGAGTATGCTCTGTTCGAATTTTGATAAGCAGAGTCAAATTGTAACTTTCTGTACAACGATTGATAGGCAACAAACATTTACAACAAAAGAAGGTATAACAGGTTCAATTTATTACCTTAATGAGTTAACAAAGAATGATATCTATCAAAAAGAAAGATCCAGAGTCATAAGAGGACCTTTTTTTGTGATTGATCTTACATCTCAGATATCTTCAGGACAGGCAATTCTTTTGATGTACCCACCTCTTAGAAAAAAGCAGGATGATATGAATCTTCTTCTAAAACTTGTTGAGGGTCTAAGATTGGAGAAAAGGAGAGTGAAAGATACACAGATACAAATTTCTCCTTCTACTAACGCTAGTATTTCTTCTCCTTTACATAATTTTTAGCAATAATCTTAAGATAAAAATTACAATTAAATCAAGAATAATTGGGAAAGCCATATAGTATGTACCTTGCGCGAAGAGGTAGAGCATATCCTTAGAGATAGAGCTAGCAAGAACATAAAAAGGTATTTGTCCGCCGAAAATGATATAAATGCTTACAATAATGCTTATTAAGAAAATAAAAATCATCATGCCCTCTAAATCTTTCTTGCTTGAGAACATACTATTGCTAATTTCAAATACACTGTAGCTTATTACAATAATCCAAGGAGTATTCAAGAGATGATATTTTTGAGTAAAAAAAAGTAATGTCAGAATAAGACTTATTCCAGTTAGGAAAGGAGCAACACCAATTAATATTCTGCGGAAAGGATCAGCTCCAATAACTGTCACGCTTCCCATCGTGACTTTCCGTCCATCAAAACGAGGTATTAGATTAATTTCCCCTGTTTTAACAAGAAGTATCTGCGCCATGATAAAGTGGGATAGTTCGTGGATCAGAGTTCCTGGAAAGAAAATAATTGATAAAAGAATCACAGCCCTTCTTCTACTTCTAGTGATTCTATAGAAAAAAAATGCAAGTTTTTGTTGCAATTCTTTTGAGAGAAAAAAAAGAATGAAAAGTTCCAAAAAGAAGAGGAGAAGAATATTCATATTTAATAATTTTATGTTTTTAAAATGCAGAAAAAAGAGTAATTACTTTTATAAAATAAAATTTATAAAAAGCATCTTAAAGATTTACTTTAGGATTTGTTTGTTCTGATTTTTTTATTACCTTAAGAAGTTCAACTTCAAAAATAAGGGTGCTATTTGGGGGAATATTCCCCTGTTGCTTATTGCCATAAGCAAGATCAGGTGGGATAATTAACTTTCTTTTGCCTCCGACTTTCATTCCGACAATTCCTTCATCCCAGCCTTTAATAACTTCTCCATTTCCTAGTGTAAAAGTAAAAGGTTGTTTATTGTAAGAACTGTCGAACTCCTTTCCATTGGTGAGAGTGCCTTTATAATGAACAGTTATTCGATCACCTTTTTTTGCTTCTTCACCTGTTCCTATTACAATATCTTGTTTTGTTAATTTTGTATCTTGAGGTGTTGTACTTGCAGTTTTAAACTCTGTTTTCTGCTGTTTTTTTTGCGGTAGATTAATTGCTACTACCCCAAGAATATAAATTAATAAAAAAATCACTATACCAAATATTATTCGTTTCATAAGCGCAGCATTATTGTAGCGCAAACTGCCTAAAAAGTGTAGATATACAAGATCTAAGAATTGTTCTATATTAATTATGATTAGATTAGTTTTAACTTTGTGCCAAATTGTATATATTGTGACTTAATTGACACTAGAATTTTATTATGAATTTAAGAACGCTTGCCAATGTCTGTTTAATTATTGCTTTATATTATTTTACTTATTATGTTTATCAGGGAATAATCAATCCTATCCCTGCATTAGGAGATAGTTGGGATTATCATATTCCAATTGCTAAAACAATTCTAGATGGCCGTTTTTTAAATCCTTCTGATTTCAAATTACCTCAATGGTATTATCCTGGATCATCTGAGGCAATAAATGCTTTGTTTATTCTTTTACACATCCCTCTTACACTTTCCAATATTTTTGCAACATGTGTTTTATTTTTTGTTTTATTAAAACTTGCAAGAGTTTTTAGTTTGCAAGATTATTACGCAATTATTTTTGCCTCAGCATTTACAACACTTAATGTGGTCGTAAGATGGTTAAATGCAGTTAGTATTGATGTTTGGGTCGCTGTATGGTTTGCCCTGTCAATGGTTTTACTTGAAAACCCCAAGAAAAACTATCTCTACTTTGCAAAGCTGGGTTTTGTTCTGGGAATGTTAATCGGATCAAAATACACAGCATTTATATTTCTCCTTGTGTTATTGGCATTCTACTTTAAGAACATAAAAAACATAATAAAATTGCTTACTCTAAGTAAGTTTCTCACGTTTTTTGTCCCATTTTCTATTTTTGGTTTGTTTTGGTATATAAGAAATTATATTTACACACAGAATCCTTTTTATCCTCTTCCTGTACTAGGCTTTCCAGGAAAAGAGATTTTTGGTAATTACAGAGTCTGGAATGTGGGATTAAAATATCCGATTACAATGTTTGACTCAGCATTAGCAGAATACAAGATGTGGATCTTTGTTGTTATTCTTGCATTTTCTTGGCTGGTATATCGATACATTATAAAACGACAATATCACATCGATGCTATTAATAAATTATTTTTTTTGGGATTAACTAACTTTTTGCTTTACTTTACCTTTCCCACCTCTGAGCAGCCATGGATAATGGTCTCGAGTTTTCGTTATTCTTTTCCTGCTTTCATACCTCTTATGTTGGGCACATTTTTACTTGCAGCAAAGTATAAAAAGGAAGATTTAGTTGGTTATTTAGCAGTAGGTAATATGATTATGGTTACCTCTTTAGAATATCATCCTAAACTTGTTTTTATTTATATACCTCTTGCATTGTTGATTTTTTATCTTCAGAAGAAGAATTTATTTCTAGTAGCAAAAAAATATATTAAAAAAGATCTTAAAATTTAAAATTTGTAAGACGCAAACGCTTTGCGATTAGTTTTTAGATTTAGAGTAAATCAACATTTTTGGTATTTCTCTATTGAACAGATAAACGATTAAGTATCAACTTCCGTCTATTTGAGAATTTCTGCAAGCTAGTCGGGGATCGCAGAATTGAACTGCGGCCACACGCACCCCATGCGCGCATTCTACCGTTAAACTAATCCCCGAAATTTACCTACTGATTGTAGCAAAGTGATTGCTGCTTTTCCACATCGATTTGCTAGACCATGTAGGTATTTTGAGG is a genomic window containing:
- a CDS encoding MBL fold hydrolase, which translates into the protein MQNIEFLGAVGGEVTGSSYLLTSDASNQILVDFGMFQGLEETVKKNYLPLSFSPSALQAVFLTHGHLDHCGRLPLLVYGGFKGRIFMTAPTRKFVEILLQDAARVAEKDLTKQPLYSLEEVNKLLQMITVVEYNKPLRIGDFEAIFKDAGHILGSASIELIDISSDRNQKIVFSGDLGNTPQTIVKPTEYIDSADFVVMESTYGNSSHPDEDPSKVIQEEINAIEQTGGVLLIPAFAIERTQEVLHIIHHLKKDGKVSPHTPVYLDSPLGIDATLVYMNYLKYANLEINSHEDIPFNFEGLVITDDSRDSKDIINGISPKVIIAGSGMMAGGRIVHHVANYIADRKTRILFVGYQGEETMGRSILDGAKSVFIDDKRIPVHAHIRYLATLSSHADQPLLLKWLNHIKGIRKVFLTHGEDLERKALAEKIKSDFGIKDVYLPDFGESFKL
- the hflX gene encoding GTPase HflX, which codes for MTYLQKQEQFLIASIIPHSISDNEAFKELKELKELVDAYGGKVVEFVIQRREVHDKGHYLGKGKVAEIAQYAKHTHIDVVVLNAIVKPGHIYDMKNYLSKINSQIQVWDRIDLILEIFSKHAHTTESRLQIELAAMRHMGPRIYGMGHVLSRQGGSIGTRGIGETNTELMKRHWRGQMKKVQDKLKKLTHDRKRQLERRRKMGLQTVSIVGYTNTGKTSLYNLLTKKKNRVENALFATLDASVGRMKLPYSKKEVLVSDTIGFIRNLPTTLIDAFNSTLLESIHSDVLLHVIDSSDDDIKRKIITVQNILKELNVYHKETIYIFNKIDSISKEKCHELQQQYSAYSPVFISTKTGEGIDILCRLIEEIVLSQSKIISKRQDLNTTFLYNYSYDPQ